GAAACTTCGTGTCAGAAAAATGGACAACAATCCGCTCTACCTGCATACCAATATGGAAGCCGGACATGGTGGTGCCTCCGGTCGGTTCCGGTCGTTGAAAGAAACGGCTCTGCAGTTTGCGTTTGTGATGGATCTGATCGGGATTGATAAGTAATCCTGGACCTGAAAGACAAAAAAAACGGGGCCCCAAAGCCCCGTTTTTTATTTTAACCAGGTTGGCTATTTAGGATCCGATTTCGGCAGCGTACCAGCAGAAGTGGTTCCCCCAGCAGTGACAGTATAAGGCCCTGCATATGCTTTCGAGAATCCAACCGTGTCTGAAACGGCGATGGAATAAGATCCCGGATCAAGATACCATAGTGTAAATGCACCTGACGGGTCGGGCTGAGCGGTGGCAACTGTATCGGAGCCGCTCATGGCAAAAACGGTGGGGTCATCCGTCCAACCCTGAAGGGTTCCATTGATCTTTCCTGTCTGAGCGATCAGAAATGCCCTTAAAACCGGTTTCATACGGAAACCATTTTTTGTACGGATAAACGTCCGGCGGGCATCGACATCGACCAGAAGCGTGTAACTGATACCTGCCTTCAGAAGGCCGTTCTTTACATTGATCTGGATCCCCCGTGTATCACCACCTGGAACGGTCATGGCATGGGCTACCCCATCTTTATAAACCGTTGCACCGGTCATTTTAATCCGCAGAAAATGGATATGGTCTCCTTCCAAATCCAGATTCTGAGTCAGCAGATTAAACTTGCCATTCGTGAATTTCAGCAGGTCAAAGGTTGATGAACCTTCGAACAATGTAAGCCAGTTGCTATCCACCTTCGCTTCTATTTTGTTGAAGGAAATCATGATGGAATCCACACTGGCAGGTGCATCGGTGATTCCGACCGATACTTTTGAAGTGTCATTACCCGTTGTTTCTTCACAGGAAGAAAGCACTGCAAAAAAGAAGAGAATTATCAGAACTCTGGATAGTTGCATAGGAGCTCCCGAAAGGTTTAGTTGTGACAGCAAAGGTAATCGTATTTCCCGGAACGATGCTGTGACTATCCGCAAATCAGGGACGCGGAACAAGTCCGGCCTGGCGGTTCTCAACCAGCCACTGTGAGGTCTGAAGCATGGGAAGCGCGTA
This DNA window, taken from Bacteroidota bacterium, encodes the following:
- a CDS encoding DUF4382 domain-containing protein, encoding MQLSRVLIILFFFAVLSSCEETTGNDTSKVSVGITDAPASVDSIMISFNKIEAKVDSNWLTLFEGSSTFDLLKFTNGKFNLLTQNLDLEGDHIHFLRIKMTGATVYKDGVAHAMTVPGGDTRGIQINVKNGLLKAGISYTLLVDVDARRTFIRTKNGFRMKPVLRAFLIAQTGKINGTLQGWTDDPTVFAMSGSDTVATAQPDPSGAFTLWYLDPGSYSIAVSDTVGFSKAYAGPYTVTAGGTTSAGTLPKSDPK